In a genomic window of Glycine max cultivar Williams 82 chromosome 13, Glycine_max_v4.0, whole genome shotgun sequence:
- the LOC100796410 gene encoding uncharacterized protein: MDLHDPNRFRNRKQTLSSRERFLGVPSSHAPRIENSSSSATDDDVVVFSNNDDLIEDDVVFSNNDDSTEPSSSSQIPNRHHNHNNHHKAFAFGPSDASFGILAALPENDHASSNGSHFFHHKPSVSVSVSVSLSSSSSSSAAARLIPAIPKPPPERTPSSSSSLKFHQSAPVNVPLMPMRRHHRRDFDDDDDATEEMLPPHEIVARNSAQSPMLAYSVLEGVGRTLKGRDLRQVRNAVWRQTGFLD, translated from the coding sequence ATGGATCTACACGACCCGAACCGGTTCCGCAACCGCAAACAAACCCTCTCCTCGCGGGAACGCTTCCTCGGCGTCCCATCATCCCACGCGCCTCGAATCGAAAACTCTTCCTCCTCCGCCACCGACGACGACGTCGTCGTTTTCTCCAACAACGACGACCTAATCGAAGACGATGTCGTTTTCTCCAACAATGACGACTCCACCGaaccctcttcttcttctcaaatCCCTAATCGCCACCACAACCACAATAACCACCACAAAGCCTTCGCGTTCGGTCCCTCCGACGCTTCGTTCGGCATCCTCGCCGCGCTGCCGGAGAACGACCACGCCTCCTCGAACGGCTCGCACTTCTTCCACCACAAACCCTCGGTTTCCGTCTCCGTCTCTGTCTCGCTCTCCtcgtcctcctcctcctccgccgCCGCGCGCCTCATTCCGGCGATCCCGAAGCCCCCGCCGGAGCGGActccctcctcctcctcctccctcAAGTTCCACCAGTCCGCGCCGGTGAACGTGCCGCTTATGCCGATGAGAAGACACCACCGCCGCGACTTCGATGACGACGACGACGCGACGGAGGAGATGCTGCCGCCGCACGAAATTGTGGCGCGGAATTCTGCGCAGTCACCAATGCTGGCTTATTCGGTTCTTGAAGGAGTAGGGAGGACGCTCAAGGGGAGAGACTTGCGTCAGGTTCGGAATGCCGTTTGGCGCCAAACGGGTTTTCTCGATTGA